In a single window of the Dreissena polymorpha isolate Duluth1 chromosome 3, UMN_Dpol_1.0, whole genome shotgun sequence genome:
- the LOC127873231 gene encoding alpha-(1,3)-fucosyltransferase C-like translates to MKLVKRITKRRTGIVLVLLLICFCIIYKANEWKLMRSQRNKVPLIPLNDNNILSESAPTLRSELLILWYNKPSWINELLVNKTLGTCPYNNCFSTNNKALFNQSAAVIYLISSDGPPKVPPVSAVHRNKDQSWIFFNLEPQTLYGINFGPEWAYAMNWSMMYHRDADIFYPYGTIEPRNNNNSILQKKNYSSIFEGKTVLAAWFVSHCQVQSRRDVYVKQMMKYGVQIDIFGSCVNGTRSLPKNDHQMITTVLNQSKFYLAFENSMCQDYVTEKFFERFDSDTILVARGGNNYTKYFPPGTFINAADFGNAKKLAEYLIRLGNDKNEYMAILRRKDMYVSTQPQLENCKCYCKLCEMLNNVDKYRKTYLSIQEYVYSKPCSAPTDIE, encoded by the exons ATGAAACTCGTCAAACGTATAACGAAGCGAAGAACTGGTATTGTTTTGGTACTACTGCTTATATGTTTCTGCATTATTTACAAAGCGAATGAATGGAAATTGATGAGAAGTCAGCGTAATAAGGTGCCTTTGATACCACTTAATGACAACAACATACTCTCCGAATCGGCACCGACGTTGAGATCCGAATTGCTTATTCTTTGGTACAACAAACCAAGTTGGATCAACG AGTTGCTTGTAAACAAGACTCTAGGAACTTGTCCATACAACAACTGTTTCTCTACCAACAATAAGGCATTGTTTAACCAATCGGCAGCCGTGATCTACCTCATTAGCAGCGATGGCCCTCCCAAAGTTCCACCAGTTTCCGCTGTGCATCGGAACAAAGATCAGTCGTGG ATATTCTTCAACCTCGAGCCCCAGACACTATACGGAATCAACTTTGGGCCAGAATGGGCATATGCTATGAACTGGTCCATGATGTATCACAGAGATGCCGACATTTTCTACCCGTATGGGACAATAGAGCCTCGGAATAATAACAATTCGATCCTGCAAAAGAAGAACTACAGTTCAATCTTTGAAGGAAAAACGGTATTAGCGGCATGGTTTGTAAGCCATTGTCAAGTCCAATCACGGCGGGACGTGTATGTTAAACAGATGATGAAGTATGGAGTACAAATTGACATCTTTGGATCATGCGTTAATGGAACACGTTCGCTTCCGAAAAACGACCATCAAATGATCACTACTGTGCTTAATCAGTCAAAGTTTTATTTGGCTTTTGAAAACTCTATGTGCCAAGATTACGTTACCGAAAAGTTTTTCGAAAGGTTCGATTCGGATACAATTTTGGTTGCGCGTGGAGGAAATAACTACACGAAGTATTTCCCACCAGGCACTTTTATAAATGCAGCTGACTTTGGTAATGCTAAGAAGTTAGCGGAGTATCTAATAAGATTGGGTAAcgataaaaatgaatatatggCCATTCTTCGCAGAAAAGACATGTACGTTTCAACGCAACCTCAGCTTGAAAACTGCAAGTGTTATTGCAAGCTTTGTGAAATGTTAAACAATGTTGACAAATACCGTAAAACATACCTGAGTATCCAGGAATACGTGTACTCAAAACCTTGCAGTGCACCAACGGATATCGAGTAA